The DNA segment GCGGTCATGTGGACATGATCCTCCCCAACAAATACGCAGGCGGTGGCAACTTCGTGAAAGCCAACACCACCAAAGTGTTCCCCGACGCCAAAGACCAGTTCACCTTTGAAATTGCTGCCCCTTACGGCCTCAACAAAGTGCTGGCTCTGGCTTCCAAGACCCAGCTTGACCTGAACACCCTCGCCCGTTTTGAGTCCCAGCAGAGTGGCTTTGCAGATGTGAACGCCTCTGGTCAAAAACAACTGGCCCAGAAACTGTCCATCATCGTGAAACCCATCCCTCAGGACAACTGGATCACCGACACCGCTTTCTACGACGTGGTTCGATAAAGCAATCAACAAAAGAGCGCTCCTTTAAAGGGGCGCTCTTTTGTTGATGCAGAAGGCCAGTTGCCGAGGGCCAAGGGCAAAGGAACGCCGAGGGCCGAGAGCCGAGGGCCGAGGGCTATAAAGGCTTGGGATAAAGCAATGAAGGGCGCAGCACGCTGTCTTGTACAAAACAGGAGATCACATGCTGGTCTCCTTGTCCGCTGCACCCC comes from the Deinococcus misasensis DSM 22328 genome and includes:
- a CDS encoding DUF4384 domain-containing protein, whose translation is MKKHTLVLGTVALSLLTTALAAPMISPQRIIVNPLPTELKVDVWVDKSGTSPDYRPGENIKIYTKTSQDAYIYLFNVDASGHVDMILPNKYAGGGNFVKANTTKVFPDAKDQFTFEIAAPYGLNKVLALASKTQLDLNTLARFESQQSGFADVNASGQKQLAQKLSIIVKPIPQDNWITDTAFYDVVR